The proteins below come from a single Mus musculus strain C57BL/6J chromosome 5, GRCm38.p6 C57BL/6J genomic window:
- the Enoph1 gene encoding enolase-phosphatase E1 isoform X1, which yields MVVVSVPAEVTVILLDIEGPRQQFPLGLPLCCLLVKDVLFPYIKENVKEYLQTHWEEEECQQDVSLLRKQAEEDAHLDGAVPIPVASGSDLQQMIQAVVDNVYWQMSHDRKTTALKQLQGHMWKAAFTAGRMKAEFFADVVPAVRRWREAGMKVYIYSSGSVEAQKLLFGHSTEGDILELIDGHFDTKIGHKVDSESYRKIADSIGCSTNNILFLTDVTVEASAAEEADVHVAVVVRPGNAGLTDDEKTYYNLITSFSELYLPST from the exons GCCCACGGCAGCAGTTTCCACTGGGACTTCCTTTGTGCTGTTTGTTAGTTAAG gatgtTTTATTTCCGTacatcaaagaaaatgtcaaGGAGTACCTGCAGACccactgggaggaggaggagtgtcAGCAGGACGTCAGCCTGCTGAGGAAACAG GCCGAGGAAGATGCACATCTGGACGGGGCTGTTCCGATACCCGTGGCTTCTGGCAGTGATCTGCAGCAGATGATCCAGGCTGTGGTGGACAACGTGTACTGGCAGATGTCCCATGACCGAAAGACCACAGCGCTCAAACAGCTGCAAGGCCACATGTGGAAGGCAGCTTTCACGGCTGGCCGCATGAAGGCAGA GTTCTTTGCAGATGTGGTTCCTGCAgtcagaaggtggagagaggctgGGATGAAGGTATACATCTATTCTTCAGGGAGCGTGGAGGCACAGAAGCTGCTCTTCGGCCATTCCACAGAGGGAGACATTCTTGAG CTCATCGACGGTCACTTTGACACCAAGATTGGACACAAAGTGGACAGTGAGAGTTACCGGAAGATTGCTGATAGCATCGGTTGTTCAACCAACAACATCCTGTTTCTCACGGATGTCACCGTAG AGGCCAGTGCTGCTGAGGAGGCGGACGTGCACGTGGCTGTGGTGGTGCGACCTGGCAACGCGGGGCTCACTGACGACGAGAAGACATACTACAACCTCATCACGTCCTTCAGCGAGCTCTACCTGCCGTCCACCTAG
- the Enoph1 gene encoding enolase-phosphatase E1 isoform X2, which yields MIQAVVDNVYWQMSHDRKTTALKQLQGHMWKAAFTAGRMKAEFFADVVPAVRRWREAGMKVYIYSSGSVEAQKLLFGHSTEGDILELIDGHFDTKIGHKVDSESYRKIADSIGCSTNNILFLTDVTVEASAAEEADVHVAVVVRPGNAGLTDDEKTYYNLITSFSELYLPST from the exons ATGATCCAGGCTGTGGTGGACAACGTGTACTGGCAGATGTCCCATGACCGAAAGACCACAGCGCTCAAACAGCTGCAAGGCCACATGTGGAAGGCAGCTTTCACGGCTGGCCGCATGAAGGCAGA GTTCTTTGCAGATGTGGTTCCTGCAgtcagaaggtggagagaggctgGGATGAAGGTATACATCTATTCTTCAGGGAGCGTGGAGGCACAGAAGCTGCTCTTCGGCCATTCCACAGAGGGAGACATTCTTGAG CTCATCGACGGTCACTTTGACACCAAGATTGGACACAAAGTGGACAGTGAGAGTTACCGGAAGATTGCTGATAGCATCGGTTGTTCAACCAACAACATCCTGTTTCTCACGGATGTCACCGTAG AGGCCAGTGCTGCTGAGGAGGCGGACGTGCACGTGGCTGTGGTGGTGCGACCTGGCAACGCGGGGCTCACTGACGACGAGAAGACATACTACAACCTCATCACGTCCTTCAGCGAGCTCTACCTGCCGTCCACCTAG